The genomic stretch GTGTTGGCGGCTCCCAGTGCCTGTGCCGTGGGTGTCGCCTCGGTGGCGCAAGCGAGGGCCTGCTGCTTGTGGGGGATGGTCACATTGGCCCCACGTGCGCCGAGCGCCCAGAGCCCATCCATCGCCGCTCTCACCCCAGACGACTCGACCGAACAGGCCAGGTAAACACAGTCGATGCCGTCGTGCGCGAAGGCGGCGTTGTGGAGTGTCGGCGAGAGGGAGTAGCCGATGGACTCCCCCAGCAGCACCATCAGCCCCGTCGACGCCGTCGGAGTCTCCACCTATCGCTCGTCGCCCGCCGTGCCCCGTCCGAGGCCGCCGGTCCGGGTGTCGCCCCCCCCCATCAGGTCCGGGTACGCACGGCGAATCTCCTCGGCACGCGACGGGTCCAGTTCGGCAGCACGCCGGAAGGACCGGACCGCGCTCTCGCGCTGCCCGATCGACGCCAGTGCCCAGGCCTGCCGAAGGTGGGCCTCCGATGAGGTCGGGTCGAGTTGGACCACCTGCGAAAACGCGTCCAGTGCCTCGGCGCGCAAGCCCGCCTCCAGACGAGTCTCCGCCAGGTCCAGCCACGCGTCGGTGTTCGAAGGATCGAGCTGGACGACGTGGGAATAGGCCCGGAGTGCCTCAGCCAGATGGCCGGCGTTGTACTCGGTGTCGGCGCGAGCGTGCCAGTACTCGCTCTCTTCCGGTGCGAGTCCGATGGCGCGCGCGAAGGCCGTCAGGGCTTCCGCGTACAGCCCCTGCCCGTCCAGCGCGCAGCCCATCCCGTACCACGCGTCGGCGTAGTCGGCATCGTCCGCGACCGCCCGGCGGAAGTAGTCGACGGCAGCAGGGTAGTCGCCCAGGTCATCGTACGCGAGGCCGAGGTTGTAGTAGGTCGCGGCGTCCCCCTCCTCGTGTTCCAACACCTTAAGGTAGCTGTCGGCCGCTCCCTGTGCCTCGCCGAGGTTGGCGAGGGCGTTTCCGCGGTTGTACCACGCCGAGGTGAACCCATCGTCGATCGCGACGGCGAAGTCGTACGACGACACGGCCTCCTCATACTTGCCGAGGCGGTTGAGAACGATCCCGCGGTTGTACCACGCGTTCTGCGCGTACGGGTCCACCTCGATCTGGCGGTCGTACGCCTCGACACTGTCCTGGAGTCGGTCGAGTTGGTCGTAGCAGAAGCCGAGCTCGTACCACACCTCCGGATGCTCCGGGTCGGTCTCAGCGCAGGCCTCCAGCGCCGCCGCCGCCTCTTCGAACTGGTCCAACTTCTCGAGCGCGATGGCACGGTTGAACAGCGCGTCCGACGCCAAGGGATCGAAGGCGAGCGCCCTCTCGAAATCAGAGAGGGCCTCCTCGGACCGTCCGAGCGTGTCCAGGGTGATGCCGCGGTTGATTAGCGTCTCCGCGTCGACGGGGTTGAGGGCCAGTGCCTCGTCGTAAGCCTCCAACGCTTCCTCATGCCGGTCGAGGTGGTTCAGCAACACCCCGCGTCGCATCCATGGGTCCGACGATCCAGCCGACCGTTCGATCTGGACATCGACCACGCCGAGCGCCTCCATTATCCGGCCGGTCTCGAAGTACGTAGTCGCGATGTACTCCAAGTCATCCACGTCGAAAAAAGCCGCCCCGCCATCGCGGAGATGCGCTTCATACGACTCGATCAGGTCGTCCGACCGATCACCGTCGATGGGGTCGTCGAACTCGAAGTCGAACATTCGCGGTCGAGCGCGAGGCTCTGCAACAGGTGGGGGACGGACGGGGACACCGAGGCTCCACCCCGTCGGCGCTAGTATAGCCGGGCCCCGCTGGGGATGCAATGTCCTGCGAGATCCTCGCGCGGTCTTGTCCCCCTCTTACGACCGGACGGCCAGAGGTTCCATTTCACCGTTTCCAGCACCAGACGCATGTTTATCAGCTTCGAAGGCATCGACGGGTCGGGCAAAACGACCCAGGCTCGCCTGCTCGCAGAGGCCCTCCGTAGCCGCGGCCATACTGTGGTCGAAGTCCGCGAGCCTGGGGGGACTCATCTGGGGGAGCAGGTACGTTCTCTGCTGCTGGATTCATCCGCAGCCATCGATCCCCGCGCCGAGCTCCTTCTCTTCTCTGCTGCCCGCGCTCAGCTGGTCGTGGAGGTGATCCAGCCCGCTCTAGACCGCGGGGCCACCGTCATCGCCGACCGCTTTTTCGATTCGTCAACAGCGTACCAGGGAGCAGGGCGTGATTTGGACGAGGCGTGGATGCCTCGCCTCCATGCCTTCGCAACGGCAGGGCTCTCTCCTGATCAGACCTACCTGATTGATCTGGACCTCGACACCGCCACAACTCGTCGTGGCACGAGTGGCGAGGACCGAATGGAAGCCAGCGGCACCGCGTTCTTCAACCGCGTCATTTCAGCCTATCGAGAATTGGCAGCCTCCAGCCCAGATCGAATCGTGGTAGTAGACGGACGCCGCACCATTGAGGACCAACACCTCCAGATCCTCTCCGATGTGCTGTCTCACACCAATAGCGAAGGGAGCTAAACAAAGAGAGCCCCGCCGCTTCGAGAAGCGACGGGGCTCACAGGGACTTGGCGACGACCTACTCTCCCACCTAATGGCAGTACCATCGGCGCTGCGGGGCTTAACGGCTCTGTTCGGAATGGGAAGAGGTGGGACCCCCGCGCTATAGTCACCAAGAAATCGGTGACGTGCGGATAGCCGTAGCAAAACTGCATCGGGTGGCATGGCGAACCATGCCTCTCGTTCGTAAACATTATCGAGCGTCTCGAATCACTTCGTCACGTACGTACAGTCGTACGAGGTGGAGTGCTTCAAGCTCTAGTAGGTAATTAGTACACCTCGGCTGAACACATTGCTGTGCGTACACCTAGTGCCTATCAACGTCCTCATCTCGAACGACCTACAAGGGAGAATTCATCTCGTGGTGGGCTTCGTGCTTAGATGCTTTCAGCGCTTATCCCTTCCCGACGTAGCTACCCAGCAATGCATCTGGCGACACAACTGGTACACTAGAGGTCAGTCCGTCTCGGTCCTCTCGTACTAAAGACAGCTCCACTCAATTCTCCAACGCCCGCAGCAGATAGGGACCGAACTGTCTCACGACGTTCTGAACCCAGCTCGCGTACCGCTTTAATGGGCGAACAGCCCAACCCTTGGGACCTTCTCCAGCCCCAGGATGCGATGAGCCGACATCGAGGTGCCAAACCTCCCCGTCGATGTGAACTCTTGGGGGAGATAAGCCTGTTATCCCCGGCGTACCTTTTATCCTTTGAGCGACGGCCCTTCCATTCGGAACCGCCGGATCACTAAACCCTACTTTCGTACCTGCTCGACCTGTATGTCTCGCAGTCAAGCGCCCTTGTGCTTTTACACTCTACGCACGATTACCGACCGTGCTGAGGGCACCTTTGGGAGCCTCCGTTACATTTTAGGAGGCGACCGCCCCAGTCAAACTACCCACCTAACACTGTTCCCCGACCGGATCACGGCCGTGGGTTAGGCATCGACCAAAACGAGGGCGGTATTTCAAGGGTGGCTCCAGGACGCCTGGCGACGCCCCTTCAAAGCCTCCCGCCTATCCTACACACGTTTTGGCCAATGTCAATGCTAAGCTGTAGTAAAGGTGCACGGGGTCTTTCCGTCCCGCTGCGGGTACCCGGCGTCTTCACCGGGACCACAATTTCACCGAGCGCGCGGTCGAGACAGTGCCCAACTCGTTGCACCATTCGTGCAGGTCGGAACTTACCCGACAAGGAATTTCGCTACCTTAGGACCGTTATAGTTACGGCCGCCGTTTACTGGGGCTTCGGTCGAAAGCTTCGCTCCGAAGAGCTAACCTCCTTCCTTAACCTTCCAGCACCGGGCAGGTGTCACTCCCTATACGTCGTCTTGCGACTTGGCAGAGAGCTGTGTTTTTGCTAAACAGTCGGTTGGGCCTTTTCACTGCGGCCACCCAGAGGGTGGCGTCCCTTATTGCTAACGTAGGGGACCAATTTGCCTAGTTCCTTGACCGCGCATCACTCGAGCGCCTGAGGATACTCTCCTCGCCCACCTGTGTTGGTTTACGGTACGGGCTCCCTTGACAACCTACGATGCTTTTCTCGGCAGTGTGCTCGGGGCTACTGTGAGTTCACCTTGCGGATTCCTCTACTGTCGTATTTCAGCCTATGTGGAGCAGCGGATTTGCCTACCGCTCCGGCCTACGTACTTCAACGACCCATTCCGTCGGGTCGCGAGCCTTACGCTTCTGCGTCACACCTTAGGTTAACGCCTTTGGGAGGTACGGGAATATTTAACCCGTTTGCCATCGACTACGCCTTTCGGCCTCGCCTTAGGTCCCGACTAACCCTGTTCCGATTAACGTTGAACAGGAACCCTTGGGCTTACGGCGGACAGGTTACTCTCCTGTCTTATCGTTACTCATTCCTACATTTTCTCTTCCAGAAACTCCACCATACCTCACGGTACGGCTTCGGCGTCGCTGGAATGCTCCCCTACCACTCTACGTAGTAGAATCCGAAGCTTCGGCGCCATGCTTGATGCCCGATACATTTTCGATGCCGGACCGCTCGACTAGTGAGCTATTACGCACTCTTTAAATGAATGGCTGCTTCTAAGCCAACATCCTAGTTGTCTAAGCAGTCCGACCTCCTTTGGTCAACTTAGCATGGACTTGGGGGCCTTAGCTGTCGATCTGGGTTGTTTCCCTCTCGGACACGGATCTTATCACCCGCGCCCTCACTGCCTCTGAACATGTGTCCGGCATTCGGAGTTTGTCTGGAGTTGGTACCCGGTGAAGGGCCCGCGTCCAATCAGTGCTCTACCTCCGGCACACTTTGGAGAGACGCTGTACCTAAATACATTTCGGGGAGTACGAGCTATTTCCAAGTTTGATAGGCCTTTCACCCCTACCCACAGCTCATCGGAGCCTTTTTCAACAGACACCCGTTCGGTCCTCCACGCGGTCTTACCCGCGCTTCAACCTGGCCATGGGTAGCTCACCTGGTTTCGCGTCTACCTCCACTGACTGTACGCCCTATTCAGACTCGCTTTCGCTTCGGCTTCGGTGCTGAACACCTTAACCTTGCCAGTGAAGAGTAACTCGTAGGATCATTATGCAAAAGGCACGCCGTCACCCGATAAACGGGCTCCGACTGGTTGTAAGCACACGGTTTCAGGTACTATTTCACTCGCCTACTAGGCGTTCTTTTCACCTTTCCCTCACGGTACTAGTTCGCTATCGGTCACAAGAGAGTACTTAGCCTTACCAGATGGTGCTGGCAGATTCCCACAAGATTTCTCCGGTCCCGTGGTACTCAGGTGCCTGCGGTGCTGCTCGCTGTACGCCTACGGGACTATCACCCTCTATGGTGTGGCTTTCCAGGCCACCTCGACTTCTGCTTGCAGATCACCGTACGCAGGTCCTACAACCCCGGCAGCACCGAAATGCTACCGGTTTGGGCTAATCCCCGTTCGCTCGCCACTACTTAGGGAGTCACTATTGTTTTCTCTTCCTCCGGGTACTTAGATGTTTCAGTTCCCCGGGTTAGCCCCTACATCCTATGTTTTCAGATGCAGGTAACAGGCCTTCAGCCTGCTGGGTTTTCCCATTCGGAAATCCGCGGATCGTAGAGTATTTGCCTCTCCCCGCGGCTTATCGCAGCTTATCACGTCCTTCATCGCCTTCTTGTGCCAAGGCATCCACCGTGTGCTCTTAGTCGCTTGATGCGACCTCGTATGAGTCTACGTTCGTTCTGGAGTTCATCCAGACGCTCGATGCTATTTTCTCAGCAAGACGAACCATCTGCCAGCGCCCCGAAGGACTAGCCAGCGTCAGGTTCGACCCTGATGCAGTTTTGCTACGGCTATCAACACGTCAAAGAACCGTCCGGGTCATCTCCGAAGAGATTTGCCAGTCTGCCACCCTGACCTTTCGGTCGTGATCCCATTGAGAGGATCGGGTGTCAGGTAGTGGAGCCAGAGGGATTCGAACCCCCGACATCCTGCTTGCAAAGCAGGCGCTCTGCCAACTGAGCTATGGCCCCGATAAGCGTGACTGGTTGCTGCGAGCAGCAAGCCAGCGGTGGGACTGGGAGGAGTTGAACCTCCGACCTCACGCTTATCAGGCGTGCGCTCTAACCACCTGAGCTACAGTCCCGCATCACGCTCCGGGGAGCGAGGCTGGACGGTCGCTCCGGTGGGAGCGGACCAACAACGGTCTAAAAGAACAAAGGCCAAGGCCTCGTGGGCGGCGAACCGTCCGGGGACAGAACATAGGGAGCCCCAAAGAGCCTACCCGTGAACTGCCATTGAACACCCCGTGGTGCCGACGTTGAGAGAGAGAAGCATAGCGAGCCCATGTCGACCGCCAGCGCGAGGCTGCGATCAGAGGAGCGTCGAGCTCTGTGAGAGGTAATCCAGCCGCACCTTCCGGTACGGCTACCTTGTTACGACTTAGCCCCAGTCACTGAGTTCACCTTCGGCCGCTCCCTCCCTAAGGTTGGGTCACGGACTTCGGGCGCCCTCAACTTCCATGGCTTGACGGGCGGTGTGTACAAGGCCCGGGAACGTATTCACCGCGTCATTGCTGATACGCGATTACTAGCGATTCCAGCTTCACGGAG from Rubrivirga sp. SAORIC476 encodes the following:
- a CDS encoding tetratricopeptide repeat protein, whose translation is MFDFEFDDPIDGDRSDDLIESYEAHLRDGGAAFFDVDDLEYIATTYFETGRIMEALGVVDVQIERSAGSSDPWMRRGVLLNHLDRHEEALEAYDEALALNPVDAETLINRGITLDTLGRSEEALSDFERALAFDPLASDALFNRAIALEKLDQFEEAAAALEACAETDPEHPEVWYELGFCYDQLDRLQDSVEAYDRQIEVDPYAQNAWYNRGIVLNRLGKYEEAVSSYDFAVAIDDGFTSAWYNRGNALANLGEAQGAADSYLKVLEHEEGDAATYYNLGLAYDDLGDYPAAVDYFRRAVADDADYADAWYGMGCALDGQGLYAEALTAFARAIGLAPEESEYWHARADTEYNAGHLAEALRAYSHVVQLDPSNTDAWLDLAETRLEAGLRAEALDAFSQVVQLDPTSSEAHLRQAWALASIGQRESAVRSFRRAAELDPSRAEEIRRAYPDLMGGGDTRTGGLGRGTAGDER
- the tmk gene encoding dTMP kinase — encoded protein: MFISFEGIDGSGKTTQARLLAEALRSRGHTVVEVREPGGTHLGEQVRSLLLDSSAAIDPRAELLLFSAARAQLVVEVIQPALDRGATVIADRFFDSSTAYQGAGRDLDEAWMPRLHAFATAGLSPDQTYLIDLDLDTATTRRGTSGEDRMEASGTAFFNRVISAYRELAASSPDRIVVVDGRRTIEDQHLQILSDVLSHTNSEGS